A genomic region of Jaculus jaculus isolate mJacJac1 chromosome 10, mJacJac1.mat.Y.cur, whole genome shotgun sequence contains the following coding sequences:
- the LOC105944141 gene encoding LOW QUALITY PROTEIN: coiled-coil domain-containing protein 137-like (The sequence of the model RefSeq protein was modified relative to this genomic sequence to represent the inferred CDS: inserted 1 base in 1 codon; substituted 1 base at 1 genomic stop codon) gives MVVYVCNPSTQEAETKDHQFKANWGYFVKPSSQETRGAAVPPARTAGPGASGRPEPRGQPRCREKKVNCKPRNQDEQEIPFRLRKILRSRQEMKNPLSNKKKKKEAQTAFRKTLEKEAKGREPDIVVPKIKQRKGESHGAYIHRMEQEAQHVLFLSKNHATRQPEVETAPKKEKSERKKAFQKRXLDKXREKKEARALEKLEREFLEVTVKFGEVVMQPPDLTVQPRRSVSKEQPGKKSLMLKTLGGSGGMSQPPATSLARQRILGEEREWAVQAYRALKQQQQQQKGT, from the exons ATGGTagtatatgtctgtaatcccagcactcaggaggctgagacaaaggATCACCAGTTCAAAGCCAACTGGGGCTACTTTGTAAAACCCTCATCTCAAGAAa ctcggGGTGCTGCTGTGCCTCCCGCACGGACGGCGGGGCCTGGGGCCTCGGGACGTCCTGAGCCGCGGGGACAGCCGCGCTGTAGAGAGAAGAAAGTAAATTGCAAGCCCAGGAATCAGGATGAGCAAGAGATTCCTTTCCGACTCCGAAAGATTCTGAGAAGCCGTCAGGAGATGAAAAACCCGCTCagtaacaagaagaaaaagaaggaggccCAGACAGCTTTTAGGAAGACACTGGAAAAGGAAGCAAAAGGAAGGGAGCCAGACATCGTTGTCCCCAAGATCAAGCAGAGGAAGGGCGAGTCTCATGGGGCCTACATCCACCGCATGGAGCAGGAAGCCCAGCATGTGCTATTCCTTAGCAAGAACCACGCCACCAGGCAGCCAGAGGTGGAAACAGCTCCCAAGAAGGAGAAGTCTGAGCGGAAGAAAGCGTTCCAGAAACGGTGACTAGACA GCCGTGAGAAAAAGGAGGCCAGAGCACTGGAGAAGCTGGAGCGAGAgttcctggaagtcactgtgaagTTTGGAGAGGTTGTGATGCAGCCTCCAGACCTGACAGTCCAGCCCAGGAGGAGTGTAAGCAAAGAGCAGCCTGGCAAGAAGTCATTGATGCTGAAGACACTGGGGGGTTCTGGTGGCATGTCCCAGCCCccagccacctctctagcccggCAGCGGATCCTGGGGGAGGAGCGTGAGTGGGCTGTGCAGGCTTACAGAGccttgaagcagcagcagcagcagcagaaagggACATAA